One Psychrobacillus glaciei genomic region harbors:
- the plsY gene encoding glycerol-3-phosphate 1-O-acyltransferase PlsY: MTTIILLILAYVIGSIPSGLWVGKLFYNTDIREHGSGNLGGTNTFRTLGKKAGIAVTIMDILKGTVATALGLLPIFESTNVHPLILGIIAVVGHMFPIFAKFKGGKAVATSGGILLGYNWPIFVLLIVGFLIVLKITKMVSLTSMILAIVAVIYSIIYYFSVKHDVPLIGIVLLIAIFIFYRHRSNIKRIKAGTEPKVKWI; the protein is encoded by the coding sequence ATGACTACGATTATTTTACTTATACTTGCGTATGTAATTGGTTCTATCCCTTCTGGTCTTTGGGTTGGAAAGTTATTTTATAATACCGATATAAGAGAGCATGGAAGCGGTAATTTAGGTGGAACAAACACATTCCGAACACTCGGAAAAAAAGCTGGTATAGCAGTTACTATTATGGATATACTAAAAGGAACTGTAGCCACGGCTCTTGGTTTACTGCCAATTTTCGAATCTACTAATGTGCATCCTTTAATACTTGGGATAATAGCAGTTGTAGGGCATATGTTCCCGATCTTTGCAAAATTTAAAGGTGGAAAAGCAGTTGCTACTTCTGGTGGGATTCTACTTGGGTATAACTGGCCGATATTTGTCTTATTAATAGTTGGATTTTTAATAGTTCTAAAGATAACTAAAATGGTGTCTCTCACTTCCATGATCTTAGCGATCGTTGCTGTGATCTATTCAATCATTTATTATTTCTCAGTGAAACATGACGTACCTTTAATCGGAATCGTATTACTAATTGCGATCTTTATCTTTTATCGACATCGCTCGAATATAAAAAGAATTAAAGCAGGAACTGAACCGAAAGTAAAATGGATTTAA
- a CDS encoding HesB/YadR/YfhF family protein — protein sequence MKIFISSDAMNWFHEEMEVKAGDKIRFYARYGGSSPLHDGFSIGMTMDTPIIPSVTITIENILFFIEELDEWFFDGHDLYVDLNPKADELAYAYKKA from the coding sequence TTGAAAATATTCATTTCTTCAGATGCAATGAACTGGTTCCATGAAGAAATGGAAGTAAAAGCAGGAGACAAAATTCGCTTCTATGCTCGTTATGGTGGGTCAAGTCCTTTGCATGATGGTTTTTCTATTGGCATGACAATGGATACTCCGATAATACCTTCTGTAACCATAACTATAGAAAATATATTATTCTTTATCGAGGAACTAGATGAATGGTTCTTTGATGGTCATGATCTCTATGTGGATCTCAATCCAAAAGCAGACGAATTAGCATATGCATATAAAAAAGCGTGA
- a CDS encoding acyl-CoA thioesterase, translated as MFISEKEIEVRYAETDQMGVVYHANYVIWLEIGRTKLIQDLGFTYAGLEDHGYISPVTNVNITYKSSAKYGETVIVRTWIENHGKLRTTYGYEIVHKDGTIASTATSEHVIVKKDTFRPISLKKVDPAWDAKYVEIAKVHE; from the coding sequence ATGTTTATAAGCGAAAAAGAAATTGAAGTAAGGTATGCCGAAACGGATCAAATGGGTGTTGTCTATCATGCGAATTATGTCATTTGGTTGGAAATCGGACGGACTAAATTAATTCAAGACTTAGGATTTACATATGCTGGACTGGAGGATCATGGCTATATATCTCCAGTGACAAATGTGAATATTACCTACAAATCTTCTGCTAAATACGGTGAAACTGTAATTGTTAGAACATGGATTGAAAACCATGGGAAACTTCGAACTACTTATGGGTATGAGATTGTACATAAGGATGGAACTATTGCATCTACTGCTACATCAGAGCATGTTATCGTTAAGAAAGATACCTTTCGACCAATTTCTCTGAAGAAAGTTGATCCTGCTTGGGATGCAAAATATGTCGAAATTGCCAAGGTACATGAATAA
- a CDS encoding AMP-binding protein encodes MYTEQTWIYKRAALSPMKIALIDSQTGEQWTYQTLTDQISKWFHYFHQQQFQKGDRIVVLSQNRIELFAIIFACGLKGILYVPLNFRLSELELSYMLEDCQPVLLIHDEEHRKISSKFTKVKPLLITDMNDHNAESSLPYSNWSQTDPWLIIYTGGTTGKPKGVVLSFDAVNWNAINTIISWGLNETDCTLNYMPMFHTGGINALCLPVLMAGGTVVIGSRFHAEEALKALNTYKTTMSLFVPTMYQAMLDTDYIKTATFPTVKVFLSGGAPCPKTIYNGFEEKGILFKEGYGLTEAGPNNFFILPEEARSKKGSVGKCMQFNEVKIINELGEICHANEIGELYIAGKHVFTKYWNKEIESNQTLINGWLRTGDLAKRDEEGDYFIVGRKKEIIISGGENVYPQEVERCLLLHSNIREAAVIGVEDVRWGECITAFITCKEPKDFDETEIISHCKKSLGSFKVPKKIIMLAELPRTEIGKIDKKRLVQLAVE; translated from the coding sequence TTGTATACAGAACAAACTTGGATATATAAACGAGCAGCACTGTCTCCAATGAAAATTGCTTTAATTGATAGTCAAACAGGGGAACAATGGACCTATCAAACGTTAACAGACCAAATATCTAAATGGTTTCATTATTTTCATCAGCAACAATTTCAAAAAGGGGATCGAATTGTAGTTTTATCTCAAAATCGAATCGAACTATTTGCGATTATTTTTGCATGTGGATTAAAGGGGATTCTATATGTTCCACTTAACTTTCGATTAAGTGAATTAGAACTCTCATATATGTTAGAGGATTGTCAACCAGTTCTCCTAATACATGATGAAGAACATCGGAAAATTAGTAGTAAATTCACAAAAGTGAAACCATTATTAATAACGGATATGAATGATCATAATGCTGAATCTTCACTTCCCTATTCGAATTGGTCTCAAACTGATCCATGGCTTATCATTTACACGGGCGGAACTACAGGTAAACCAAAAGGAGTTGTGCTCTCTTTTGATGCGGTCAATTGGAATGCTATTAACACGATTATTAGTTGGGGGTTAAATGAAACGGATTGTACCCTTAATTATATGCCCATGTTCCATACAGGAGGTATAAATGCGCTTTGCCTTCCTGTTTTAATGGCGGGCGGAACTGTTGTCATTGGCAGTCGTTTTCATGCAGAAGAAGCTCTAAAAGCTTTAAATACATATAAGACGACTATGTCATTATTCGTTCCAACGATGTATCAAGCAATGCTTGATACAGATTATATAAAAACAGCTACATTCCCTACTGTCAAAGTTTTTTTATCAGGTGGGGCACCTTGTCCCAAAACAATTTACAATGGATTTGAAGAAAAAGGGATTCTCTTTAAGGAAGGATACGGTCTGACAGAGGCTGGACCAAACAACTTTTTTATTTTACCGGAAGAAGCACGGAGTAAAAAAGGATCAGTTGGGAAATGTATGCAGTTTAATGAAGTGAAAATAATAAATGAATTAGGCGAAATTTGTCATGCAAATGAAATTGGGGAGCTATATATTGCTGGTAAGCATGTATTCACGAAGTATTGGAACAAGGAGATAGAGTCTAATCAAACGCTCATTAATGGGTGGTTGAGAACAGGGGATTTAGCAAAAAGGGATGAAGAAGGAGACTATTTTATTGTCGGAAGAAAAAAAGAAATAATCATTTCTGGTGGAGAAAATGTTTACCCTCAAGAAGTGGAGCGGTGTCTCCTTTTACATTCTAATATACGAGAAGCTGCAGTAATTGGTGTAGAAGATGTGAGATGGGGAGAATGTATAACTGCTTTCATCACGTGTAAAGAACCAAAAGATTTCGATGAAACTGAAATCATTTCGCACTGTAAAAAATCACTTGGAAGCTTTAAAGTTCCAAAAAAAATTATTATGTTAGCAGAACTTCCACGAACCGAGATTGGTAAAATTGATAAAAAAAGATTAGTACAATTAGCTGTAGAGTAG
- the fabG gene encoding 3-oxoacyl-ACP reductase FabG, with translation MRLQNKVTIITGAANGIGLAAALRFAEEGAKVVLADYDEASGAEQQEALTEQGYRVKFIQVDVAKRESVDSLVQQTIDHFGKIDILVNNAGITRDAMLTKMTVEDFSRVLDVNLTGVFHCTQAVVPYLVAQGYGKIINTSSVTGVYGNVGQTNYAASKAAVIGMTKTWAKELGRKGINVNAVAPGFTNTAMVAKMPDKIIDQMKSVVALQRLADPRDIANAYLYLASDESNYVHGHVLQVDGGIMM, from the coding sequence ATGAGATTACAAAACAAAGTAACGATTATCACAGGAGCAGCAAATGGAATCGGATTAGCTGCAGCACTTCGTTTTGCAGAAGAAGGTGCGAAAGTTGTATTAGCAGATTACGATGAAGCTTCTGGAGCAGAACAACAGGAAGCCTTAACAGAACAAGGTTATAGAGTAAAATTTATTCAAGTGGATGTTGCAAAGCGTGAAAGTGTGGATTCTCTTGTTCAACAAACAATCGACCATTTTGGAAAAATTGATATTTTAGTAAATAATGCAGGAATAACACGAGATGCAATGTTAACGAAAATGACAGTAGAAGACTTTTCGCGTGTGCTAGATGTCAACTTAACCGGTGTTTTTCATTGTACACAAGCAGTTGTTCCATATTTAGTTGCACAGGGATATGGAAAAATTATAAATACTTCTTCTGTAACGGGGGTTTATGGGAACGTCGGGCAAACAAATTATGCCGCTTCAAAAGCTGCTGTGATAGGAATGACGAAAACTTGGGCAAAAGAACTTGGACGAAAAGGGATTAATGTAAACGCCGTTGCACCAGGTTTTACGAATACAGCAATGGTTGCGAAAATGCCAGATAAAATTATTGATCAAATGAAATCCGTTGTAGCTCTGCAACGACTCGCGGATCCAAGAGATATTGCGAATGCTTATTTATATTTAGCTTCAGACGAGTCCAATTATGTGCATGGCCATGTCTTACAAGTGGACGGCGGTATAATGATGTAA
- the phaZ gene encoding intracellular short-chain-length polyhydroxyalkanoate depolymerase, with protein sequence MELHKVLLANGEAFAFRERPGGEDVIVLVHGNMTSSKHWDLLMEKIDKKFTLYAIDLRGFGESTYFTRVQGIKDFSDDLKEFVDLLSLNPFHLIGWSTGGAICMQFVADYPEYCEKLVLLASASTRGYPFYGTNLDGSQNLEHRLQTLQEVESDPSKTMAMQGLYDTSNREGLKAVWNAAIYTHNQPCEAHYEVYVEDMLTQRNLADVYHSLNTFNISGGHNGVNDGTNQAKDISIPVLILRGDRDYVVTEEMTQEIVSDLGENARYIPLVNCGHSPLIDDLEQLTDRIETFFYKGE encoded by the coding sequence ATGGAGTTACATAAGGTTTTGTTAGCAAATGGAGAAGCTTTCGCTTTTCGGGAACGTCCAGGTGGAGAAGACGTGATTGTATTAGTACATGGGAATATGACATCCTCTAAACACTGGGATTTGTTAATGGAAAAAATAGATAAGAAGTTCACTTTATATGCTATTGACCTAAGAGGCTTTGGGGAGTCCACTTATTTTACTCGAGTGCAAGGTATTAAAGACTTTTCAGATGACTTGAAGGAATTTGTTGATCTATTATCGTTAAACCCATTTCATTTAATCGGATGGTCAACCGGTGGGGCAATTTGTATGCAATTTGTTGCCGATTATCCTGAATACTGTGAGAAGCTCGTTCTTTTAGCATCTGCTTCCACAAGAGGGTACCCGTTCTATGGAACAAATCTTGATGGTTCACAAAATCTAGAGCATAGATTGCAAACACTACAAGAAGTGGAATCTGATCCTTCTAAAACAATGGCAATGCAAGGATTATACGATACGAGCAATAGAGAAGGTTTAAAAGCGGTTTGGAATGCAGCGATTTATACACATAATCAGCCCTGTGAAGCGCATTATGAGGTTTATGTAGAAGATATGTTAACCCAACGTAACTTGGCAGATGTGTATCATTCCTTAAACACGTTTAATATCAGCGGTGGACATAATGGCGTAAACGATGGAACCAATCAAGCAAAAGACATTAGTATTCCAGTACTCATTTTAAGAGGAGATAGGGATTACGTGGTTACAGAAGAAATGACACAAGAGATAGTTTCAGATTTAGGAGAAAATGCTAGGTATATTCCGTTAGTCAATTGCGGTCACTCTCCTTTAATCGATGATTTGGAGCAGCTAACAGATCGGATTGAAACTTTTTTTTACAAAGGGGAATGA
- a CDS encoding 3-oxoacyl-ACP synthase — protein sequence MTIGIVSTGVYLPDRTMTAEDIATLSHIPVEVVKTKMGITQKPIPGPNDHTVAMGIRAAEKALQKGAVDPKTIDLVIYIGEEHKEYPLWTAAIKIQEEIGAYHAWGFDVALRCGTTIMAIKVARSLMESDATINTVLLAGGYRNSDFIDYTNERTRFMFNLGAGGAAMILKKDHPENIILEADIMTDGSFSEDVMVPVGGTIEPLTVEHLQKGLYRLDVLDPEGMKARLEQKSMQNFLQVIRNALLKSGYSENDIDYLAILHMKKSAHDFVLHELGLTSEQSIYLSDYGHIGQMDQIISLELAQESGKLKDGDLAVLVSAGIGYAWGAVAVKWGKGY from the coding sequence ATGACCATAGGGATTGTTAGTACTGGTGTGTATCTACCAGATCGTACGATGACTGCTGAGGATATTGCGACCCTTTCTCACATACCAGTGGAAGTCGTGAAAACAAAAATGGGAATCACTCAAAAGCCAATCCCCGGTCCTAATGATCATACCGTGGCGATGGGTATCCGTGCTGCGGAAAAAGCACTGCAAAAAGGTGCCGTAGACCCCAAAACGATTGACCTCGTTATTTATATTGGAGAGGAGCATAAGGAATATCCTTTATGGACAGCTGCTATTAAAATCCAAGAAGAAATAGGAGCCTACCATGCATGGGGGTTTGATGTGGCATTACGTTGCGGAACTACTATTATGGCGATAAAAGTAGCAAGGAGTTTAATGGAATCAGACGCTACGATCAATACGGTGCTTCTTGCAGGTGGCTATCGAAATAGTGACTTTATTGATTACACGAATGAACGAACTCGCTTTATGTTTAACCTTGGTGCAGGTGGAGCAGCGATGATTCTAAAAAAAGATCATCCCGAAAACATCATATTAGAAGCGGATATTATGACGGATGGCTCCTTCTCCGAAGACGTTATGGTACCAGTAGGTGGAACGATAGAGCCGTTAACAGTAGAACATTTACAAAAAGGACTTTATCGTTTGGATGTATTGGATCCGGAAGGTATGAAAGCAAGGCTCGAACAGAAATCAATGCAAAATTTTTTACAAGTGATTCGAAATGCGTTGTTGAAAAGCGGATATTCAGAGAATGACATCGATTATTTAGCTATTCTTCATATGAAAAAATCTGCCCATGATTTCGTATTGCATGAACTAGGTTTAACGAGTGAACAATCCATTTATTTAAGCGATTATGGGCATATTGGGCAAATGGATCAAATTATTTCGTTAGAGCTTGCACAGGAATCAGGGAAATTAAAAGATGGGGATTTAGCAGTATTAGTTAGTGCAGGTATTGGATATGCGTGGGGAGCAGTAGCAGTTAAATGGGGAAAGGGGTATTAA
- a CDS encoding branched-chain amino acid ABC transporter permease: MRSKFQLNNVLLLVIVAALAIFPFISDSRTWTILLTQIFIFSILAMSYDILLGYTGIVSFGHAMFFGMGAYTTAILLHQFEATLSMFFLSIIIGMIIAAVISFLVGLLTLRLKSHFFAMLTLAVSGLFLVLAEKWRTLTHGNDGFTFRAPEFFKDRMMFYLLVLICLVLVYFFLRRFVESPLGRVLIAVRENEQRTKSLGYQTLYYKVIASVIAGIVASLAGSLYAVSLRFVNTSVLTMDITLDALLMTIIGGVGTLIGPIIGAGVIELAQHYLSGLAKEYPIFERWIIFFGIIYILAVIFFPRGIVGTIQYAFWKRKNKAIKGPIRPSRRKVVAK, translated from the coding sequence ATGCGTTCAAAATTTCAACTGAATAATGTCCTATTATTAGTCATCGTGGCTGCTCTCGCCATTTTTCCGTTTATTTCAGATTCACGTACGTGGACGATTTTACTGACCCAAATATTTATTTTTTCGATACTCGCAATGAGTTACGATATTTTACTTGGTTATACAGGTATTGTTTCATTCGGCCATGCTATGTTTTTTGGGATGGGCGCATATACAACGGCAATTCTACTCCATCAGTTTGAAGCCACTTTAAGCATGTTTTTCTTATCGATTATTATTGGCATGATTATCGCGGCAGTCATTAGTTTTTTAGTCGGTTTACTCACTTTAAGGTTAAAAAGTCACTTCTTTGCGATGTTAACATTGGCTGTTTCGGGTTTATTTCTTGTACTTGCGGAAAAATGGAGAACGCTTACACATGGAAATGATGGATTTACGTTTCGGGCACCAGAGTTCTTTAAAGATCGAATGATGTTTTACTTGCTCGTTCTCATTTGTTTGGTACTTGTTTACTTTTTCTTGCGTAGATTTGTGGAATCACCTCTTGGGAGAGTATTGATTGCTGTTCGGGAAAATGAACAAAGGACGAAATCATTAGGTTATCAAACGCTATATTATAAAGTAATTGCTTCTGTGATTGCAGGAATTGTCGCAAGTTTAGCTGGTTCTCTATATGCTGTCTCGTTAAGGTTTGTAAACACAAGTGTGTTAACAATGGATATTACATTAGATGCATTACTTATGACGATTATTGGGGGGGTAGGTACATTAATTGGACCAATTATCGGAGCAGGTGTCATAGAGCTAGCCCAACATTATCTGTCTGGTCTTGCAAAAGAATATCCTATTTTCGAAAGATGGATTATTTTCTTCGGGATTATCTATATTTTAGCCGTGATCTTCTTCCCAAGAGGTATTGTTGGAACAATTCAATATGCTTTTTGGAAGCGAAAAAATAAAGCTATAAAAGGACCAATCCGGCCTTCTAGAAGAAAGGTGGTTGCAAAATGA
- a CDS encoding branched-chain amino acid ABC transporter permease has protein sequence MELLINLFINGLATGMLIFLLAAGLTLIFGLMDVLNFAHGGLFAWGAFSGVWFYGLTSSFTIAIIGAILTGILLGFITEKLIITPVYGNHVQQILITLGFMIVLSEMLKVVFGPNQIAAKTPPLLAGSWEIGDVIIIKYRLFIIVVGFLVFGVFQFILKRTKVGLIVRAGVMNKEMVQALGINIKRVFLYVFMAGAALAALSGVLMAPYSGVIYAEMGMEFAILAFIVVVIGGMGSFPGSLLAAILVGLAGSFMAYYVPALSLAVNMMLMAIVLIFRPQGLFTAKG, from the coding sequence ATGGAGTTACTTATCAATCTATTTATAAATGGTTTAGCTACCGGAATGCTTATCTTTCTTCTCGCTGCCGGATTGACCTTAATATTTGGACTAATGGATGTATTGAACTTTGCTCATGGAGGGTTGTTTGCATGGGGAGCTTTTTCAGGAGTATGGTTTTATGGACTAACGAGTAGTTTTACGATTGCAATAATTGGAGCAATATTAACAGGGATTTTACTTGGGTTTATAACTGAGAAGCTTATCATTACACCGGTATATGGGAATCATGTTCAACAAATCTTAATCACGCTTGGCTTTATGATCGTTTTATCAGAGATGTTAAAAGTAGTTTTCGGTCCAAACCAAATTGCAGCCAAAACACCTCCTTTACTAGCAGGTAGTTGGGAAATTGGCGATGTCATTATTATTAAATATCGCTTATTCATCATTGTTGTTGGATTCCTAGTATTTGGGGTTTTCCAATTTATCTTAAAGCGCACAAAGGTCGGGTTAATCGTTCGTGCAGGGGTAATGAATAAAGAGATGGTGCAAGCACTTGGGATCAATATTAAACGAGTATTTTTATATGTATTTATGGCTGGGGCGGCACTTGCGGCACTTAGTGGGGTACTGATGGCTCCCTATTCAGGTGTTATTTATGCGGAAATGGGAATGGAATTTGCAATCTTGGCTTTTATTGTTGTTGTCATAGGGGGGATGGGAAGTTTTCCGGGATCCCTTCTTGCAGCAATACTTGTAGGGCTTGCGGGTAGTTTCATGGCTTACTACGTTCCAGCTTTATCACTTGCGGTCAATATGATGCTAATGGCAATTGTATTAATTTTCCGTCCGCAAGGTTTGTTTACTGCGAAAGGATGA
- a CDS encoding ABC transporter ATP-binding protein — MSSLLKLENVHTFIGQYHILQGVSFEAKEGQVSVLLGRNGAGKTTTLKTILGLTPATTGSIVFQGQNITKKATHHIALNGIGYVPEDQGIFGALTVEENIKVAMRKEDDAAYARQEYVLELFPDLKTYWKKDGGYLSGGQKQMLSMARAFVNDSKLLLIDEPSKGLAPVVIEKVMEAIVEMKKQTSIILVEQNFMMASRIGDTYTLIDDGETVQSGQMSDLVQNDELKRKYLGIG, encoded by the coding sequence ATGAGCAGCTTACTTAAATTAGAAAATGTCCACACGTTTATTGGACAATATCACATACTACAAGGGGTCTCTTTTGAAGCAAAGGAAGGTCAAGTGAGTGTGCTATTAGGTAGAAATGGAGCAGGAAAAACTACTACATTGAAAACAATTTTAGGACTGACTCCTGCAACTACTGGATCCATTGTATTTCAAGGTCAAAACATCACAAAAAAAGCTACACATCATATTGCTTTAAATGGAATTGGGTATGTACCAGAGGATCAAGGAATATTTGGTGCGCTGACAGTCGAAGAAAATATTAAAGTTGCCATGCGAAAAGAAGACGATGCCGCCTATGCTAGGCAAGAATATGTACTTGAATTATTCCCCGATTTAAAAACATATTGGAAAAAAGATGGTGGGTATTTGTCAGGAGGTCAAAAACAAATGTTGTCGATGGCTCGGGCATTTGTGAATGACAGCAAGTTACTGTTAATCGATGAACCTTCAAAAGGACTAGCACCTGTTGTTATTGAAAAAGTGATGGAAGCAATTGTGGAGATGAAAAAACAAACATCGATTATTTTAGTCGAGCAAAATTTTATGATGGCAAGTCGAATTGGCGATACATACACACTTATTGATGATGGAGAGACTGTTCAATCCGGACAAATGAGCGATTTGGTACAGAATGATGAATTGAAACGCAAGTATTTAGGAATTGGGTAA
- a CDS encoding ABC transporter ATP-binding protein, with the protein MEPILRTENLTITFGGQIAVDHVNFVMPQKQFKSIIGPNGAGKTTFFNLISGELKPTAGDVFFKGESMAKYSSVKRTRKGLGRSFQITNVFPNLTVIENVRLAVQSKENIRYQMFRHFTAYKNLHIQAEKLLEIVLLSSKANYFANQLSHGEKRKLEIAMLLALDTEVLLLDEPTAGMSLEEVPAILDVIKQIKQTNEKTILLIEHKMDMIMDLSDSIMVLFNGRLLADGTPTEIMNNETVQHAYLGGLYDEQLT; encoded by the coding sequence ATGGAACCTATACTACGAACAGAAAACTTAACAATAACATTTGGTGGTCAAATTGCTGTCGACCATGTGAACTTTGTTATGCCACAGAAACAATTTAAGTCGATAATCGGCCCTAATGGTGCAGGAAAAACAACCTTTTTCAATTTGATAAGTGGTGAGTTAAAACCTACCGCAGGGGATGTGTTTTTTAAAGGTGAATCTATGGCCAAATATTCCTCCGTAAAAAGGACTAGAAAAGGACTTGGTCGCTCTTTTCAAATAACTAATGTATTTCCCAATCTAACTGTCATTGAAAATGTTCGGCTAGCAGTCCAATCAAAAGAGAATATTCGCTATCAAATGTTTCGCCACTTTACGGCCTATAAAAATCTGCATATCCAGGCAGAAAAACTATTAGAAATAGTGTTACTTTCCAGTAAAGCAAACTACTTTGCAAACCAGTTATCTCACGGTGAAAAAAGGAAATTAGAAATTGCAATGTTGTTAGCTCTTGATACAGAGGTATTGTTGTTAGATGAGCCAACTGCAGGAATGTCTTTGGAAGAAGTTCCAGCTATTCTTGATGTGATAAAACAGATAAAACAAACGAATGAAAAAACAATTTTATTGATCGAACACAAAATGGATATGATTATGGATTTATCGGACTCTATTATGGTTTTGTTTAACGGTAGATTACTAGCTGATGGCACACCAACGGAAATAATGAATAATGAAACCGTTCAGCATGCTTATTTAGGAGGATTGTATGATGAGCAGCTTACTTAA
- a CDS encoding substrate-binding domain-containing protein, whose amino-acid sequence MTKKWGLLLILVLFSIFSAACSDKAGTSKEDEKEKEETTPVSSEVTEEASTIKIGVLASLTGALESYGKQTKNGFELGLEYATGGTMEVAGKKIEVVYEDTETKPEVAVQKATKLLEDDEVDFLVGSSSSGDTLAVLPLAEEYEKIMIVEPAVADSITGSEFNPYIFRTGRNSSQDAVAGAAAIAKPGVKIATFAPDYSFGWDGVAAFKAAAEKLGAEVVLEEFADPAATDFTSNLQKIIQKKPDYLFVIWAGANSPWNQIADLKIQEKGIKISTGAPDIAALSVMEPLIGMEGFTVYYHTLPHNPINDWLVEEHKKRFDGAVPDLFTPGGMSAAIAIVEALKKSEGKADGKELIKLMEGMSFETPKGTMTFRPEDHQALQSLYSIKLEKQDGFAYPVPVLIRELSPSDTEPPILNKK is encoded by the coding sequence ATGACAAAAAAATGGGGCTTACTTTTAATACTCGTTTTATTTTCAATTTTCAGTGCTGCATGTAGCGATAAAGCAGGGACATCGAAAGAAGATGAAAAAGAAAAAGAAGAAACAACTCCCGTTTCAAGTGAAGTAACAGAAGAAGCTAGTACGATCAAAATAGGGGTTCTTGCTTCCTTGACTGGTGCACTGGAGTCATACGGTAAACAAACGAAAAATGGGTTTGAATTAGGGCTTGAATACGCTACCGGCGGAACGATGGAAGTAGCAGGGAAAAAGATTGAAGTTGTTTATGAAGACACCGAAACAAAACCAGAAGTTGCAGTACAAAAAGCAACGAAACTTTTAGAGGATGATGAAGTGGATTTTCTAGTTGGTTCTTCTAGTTCTGGTGACACATTAGCTGTTCTTCCACTTGCAGAAGAATATGAAAAAATCATGATTGTTGAACCTGCAGTTGCTGATAGTATTACAGGATCAGAGTTTAATCCTTATATATTTAGAACAGGACGTAACTCTTCCCAAGATGCTGTAGCAGGTGCGGCGGCAATTGCAAAACCAGGGGTGAAAATTGCAACATTTGCACCAGATTATTCATTTGGTTGGGACGGCGTAGCAGCATTTAAAGCCGCTGCAGAGAAACTAGGAGCAGAAGTGGTGTTAGAAGAGTTTGCAGACCCAGCTGCTACGGACTTCACATCAAATTTACAAAAAATTATCCAAAAAAAGCCTGATTACTTGTTTGTCATTTGGGCAGGAGCAAACTCTCCATGGAACCAAATTGCAGATTTAAAAATTCAAGAAAAAGGAATCAAAATTTCCACCGGCGCACCAGATATCGCAGCATTATCTGTGATGGAACCACTAATTGGAATGGAAGGATTCACAGTTTATTATCATACACTTCCGCATAATCCAATTAATGATTGGTTAGTGGAGGAGCATAAAAAACGCTTCGATGGAGCTGTACCAGACTTGTTTACTCCAGGAGGAATGTCAGCCGCAATTGCTATTGTCGAGGCGCTAAAAAAATCGGAAGGTAAAGCAGATGGAAAAGAACTAATTAAACTTATGGAAGGGATGTCATTTGAAACACCAAAGGGAACAATGACTTTCCGTCCTGAAGACCATCAAGCATTACAATCCCTGTACTCTATTAAACTAGAAAAACAAGATGGATTTGCATATCCAGTACCAGTCTTGATAAGAGAATTATCTCCAAGTGATACGGAGCCACCGATTTTAAACAAAAAATAA